Part of the Nostoc sp. ATCC 53789 genome, CTAACAATATGCGGCGCATCCAACGTATCTTTAGGATACAAGTTGTGAGATTTTGCACCCCGCGCGTGGACTCCTGCACCTTTGAGTTGTTTAATAATAAAGACGGTAAGTTTACCACCCAACGCCGATCGCGCTGCTTTATCTACACCCGAAAGTACTGCTTGAGTGAATTCTAGGCGCTTCTCAAAAGAAAAAGCAGTGCTATCAACGTAATCTCCTGGCTGGTTCTGATCGTCGAAATCTTTGGCATCCACTAACACCACTTCATCAAAACCGTTACCTTGCCAATATGCTTGCATCTGTTCGTTGGTTTTCAGGGAAACCATGCTGTGATGTTCTTGGCTGTAACCGTTCCACACCAATATCGGTAAGAAATTGGTGGCAGCAGGATAAGCAGTATGGAAATGTGCGATCGCACTTACAATATAAGGCTCACCCAATCCACCATCCCCAACTGTAAAGGGGAACAACTTATCTTTGTGTAACAGTGCAGCCGCCATTGCAAAGTGTTGCCCTTGTCCCAAAGGCCCCGCAGGTGCAAGAATACCGGGGATGAAACCGGAAAGGTGTCCTAGTAATCCGTGCTTTTCTCGGAAGCGATCGCGCAATTGTTGGACTGTAAAAATTCCCATGTCCTCTAGCGAACGATCCAAGAACATGGCACTATAAAATCCGGGGGCGTGGTGTCCGACTTCAGTAATAATGTTCTTGTATCCCAGCATGACAAGAGATGCGTAAGCTTCTGCTTGGCTGGCGAAACCGCCGGGATGCCCAGAAGCCTTACTAGCGGTAACTTGTAAGGTTAGGTAGCGCAGGGCATCAGCAGCTAGTAAAGTTTGATATACAGCTGCTTTATCTGTTGGAGATGCGATCGCTATTTTGCCCGATTCGATAGCAGGTGTTGCACCATGAGTTTCAAAATCTGGTAACGCTTCACCAAAATATTGAATTCCTTCAGAAAAATTGGGAAGCGCTGAAGAAGCTTTTGGAGAGATTGCAGTCATGCTGAGTACCTTGTGACGATGAGATGAAACTGTAGATGCTCGTTGAATTTAACAAAAATTTTACATCTTTCAGGCTGTAACAGTTTATTGCTTTTTTGTACCCTCAGTATAAGTAACTCCAATCAACAGAAATTTATAAGTTGCAGTTAGTTAAAGTAAGAACAAGACATAAAGTAACAAAAGAATTTTATGAAATTACCAAACGGCCCGCAAAGCCCAGCAGTTTTACAGATGCTACGCTGGATTACTAGCCCCATGTCATTTATGGAAACTTGTGCCAAAAGATATGGGGATATGTTCACCATCAGGTTAGACAGCAAATCTCCGCCACTGATATTTGTCAGTAAACCTGAAGTGCTAGAGCAGATTTTGACAAACGATACCAAGGGGTTAGAAGCACCTGGTGATACAAATCTGGTGTTTGAATCTTTGCTTGGTAAGCATTCTGTGATTACCATCAGTGGTGCAGAACACCAACGCCAACGGCAGTTGTTATTGCCACCTTTTCACGGTGAAAGAATGCGAAGCTATAGTCAAATAATTAGTGATATTACCGAAAAAGTCATTAGCCAACACCAGATAGGGCAACCCTTCAATATCCGGTCTGTTACCCAAGCTATTACCCTGCGAGTGATTATGCAAGCTGTGTTTGGGCTAGATGAAGGCCCACGCGCCGAAAAATTACAGCATTGTTTGGCTGAAATGCTGGAAAAAGGAAGTTCTGTGTTGAGTGCCGCTTTGCTTTATTTTCCAGCTTTGCAAAGGGATTTTGGCCCGATTAATTTCTGGGGAAAGCAGATGCGCCGACAGCAGGCAGCTGACGAACTTATATACGAAGAAATTCGAGAACGTCAAAAACAACCAGACCCATCACGCACAGATATCCTCAGCTTACTCATGGCAGCTAGGGATGAAGCAGGTCAACCAATGACTGATGAAGAGTTACGCGATGAATTAATGACTCTGTTGGTCGCAGGCCATGAAACTACAGCAACAGCCTTAGCATGGGCATTTTACTGGATTCAAAAAATACCATCAGTACGCCAAAAGTTACTGCAAGAACTAGATAGCTTGGGTGATAACCCAGATCCTGGCACCATTTTTAAATTACCCTACCTCAACGCTGTTTGTTCCGAAACTTTGCGAATTTACCCAGTAGCGATGCTGACCTTTGCCAGAGTAGTCAGAACTCCTCTATCTTTGGGTGGCTACGAACTTGAACCAGGTATAGGTGTTATTGGTTCAATTTACTTGACTCACCATCGAGAAGATTTATACCCCGAACCTAAGCAGTTTAAACCAGAACGCTTTTTAGAACGGCAATTTTCTCCCTATGAATATTTACCTTTTGGGGGTGGTGCAAGACGCTGTATTGGTCTAGCATTTGCCCAGTTGGAAATGAAGCTAGCACTCGCCAAAATCCTTTCCACCCGCGAATTAGAACTAGTTGACAATGGTGAAGTACGACCTAAACGCCGTGGTTTAGTGACAGGCCAAGATCGTCCCATCCAGATGGTTGTCAGGAGTCAACGTCCGGTGAAGTCTCCCATTCTACAGACAACCACTGTTTGATGTTGAGGGGTCTGATGGTTGCGTTCAGGGAATCTTCAACTTTCATCTATATATTTAGATAGATTTTCAATGCTTTTAAATAATCCCTCATAGTCCTCTTTTAAGGAGATTTATGGGGGATTTTAATATATTACAACTGTAAAAAGAATGAGTTTTAAGACTGAGTTCATACAGCAATGTAAAACATTTTGACATCACCAAAAGACATAGTTTTCGTGGATATATCCCAAAATAATTGAGTAAGCTTTTTCTATAAATACCTCTAAAAATTTGGTAAAAAATATTATTATTATCTTTGTAAAAATTCATGTTGATGATTTTTCAGCATGATTCACTTAGCGATAATTCACTCCCAAACATCTACCCAAAGTATTAAAAATCTATGCTATAATTCCCTAATTAAAAATTAACTTAGGGAGTATCTAGTGTTCTATCCCATTAAATTTGAGGGGTGAATACGCTTGTAGTGAGGACTTTAGTCCTCAAATATTCAAGCACTAAAGTGCTTACTACAAACTTAGCAAAATTAATGCGATAGACCACTAGGCTTACCTAAAGCGTATTGAATTATTTGCAGCTTACTAAACCATA contains:
- a CDS encoding cytochrome P450, with the protein product MKLPNGPQSPAVLQMLRWITSPMSFMETCAKRYGDMFTIRLDSKSPPLIFVSKPEVLEQILTNDTKGLEAPGDTNLVFESLLGKHSVITISGAEHQRQRQLLLPPFHGERMRSYSQIISDITEKVISQHQIGQPFNIRSVTQAITLRVIMQAVFGLDEGPRAEKLQHCLAEMLEKGSSVLSAALLYFPALQRDFGPINFWGKQMRRQQAADELIYEEIRERQKQPDPSRTDILSLLMAARDEAGQPMTDEELRDELMTLLVAGHETTATALAWAFYWIQKIPSVRQKLLQELDSLGDNPDPGTIFKLPYLNAVCSETLRIYPVAMLTFARVVRTPLSLGGYELEPGIGVIGSIYLTHHREDLYPEPKQFKPERFLERQFSPYEYLPFGGGARRCIGLAFAQLEMKLALAKILSTRELELVDNGEVRPKRRGLVTGQDRPIQMVVRSQRPVKSPILQTTTV